A stretch of Phragmites australis chromosome 12, lpPhrAust1.1, whole genome shotgun sequence DNA encodes these proteins:
- the LOC133887499 gene encoding uncharacterized protein LOC133887499, with protein MSSSAVLRSACRALRRSSSFPRALFAKEQRFLPRSPMPTRRLYRSDDCVRKAELSKYSQLDTQAKLQNSGHETSIVPRKKTKVPLTLDQVYRIFDEREIMLKQLEVAIIEKIKRDRRRRVLLGASIFSGLAIYVKQRFFGGSQEVEGSN; from the exons ATGTCGTCGTCGGCGGTGCTCCGGTCCGCCTGCCGCGCGCTCCGCCGGTCTTCTTCGTTCCCGCGAGCCCTCTTCGCCAAGGAGCAGCGGTTCTTGCCCCGCTCGCCGATGCCTACGCGCCGGCTCTACAGATCCGACGACTGCGTCAGGAAGGCCGAGCTGAGCAAG TATTCCCAACTAGATACTCAAGCAAAACTTCAAAATTCGGGACACGAAACCTCTATCGTGCCACGCAAGAAGACGAAGGTGCCCCTGACACTCGACCAAGTATACCGTATCTTTGATGAGCGGGAGATTATGTTAAAACAACTCGAAGTAGCGATAATAGAGAAGATCAAGCGTGACag GCGTAGACGAGTGTTGTTGGGTGCTTCCATCTTCAGCGGCCTTGCCATTTACGTGAAGCAACGTTTCTTTGGTGGGAGTCAAGAGGTCGAGGGGAGCAATTAA